The Paenibacillus sp. FSL R7-0204 genome includes a region encoding these proteins:
- a CDS encoding glycoside hydrolase family 3 protein, translated as MEREVPVVMTQGDVFFDIDEVDGQFSMFDPSYAGSIVLPLSRTMNETIKGKVTVNDIELDIVWFRTFTQFKNTQVLGLPVRHIMREYGKGYKVRIEGFVDMTGIMMEPEEINVRTLPRKEPVSGYEEHDQVALEAAREGIVLLKNEGNILPLSKGELLNVFGTGLFDFRSGAVGAGKINPRYLINLIRAIEEHSGFTLNSEVQALYESGIETLPDKEILESACRQSKVALIVISRRSGENQDNSAVPGQYYLSSDEEAMIRAVSGTFEQTIAIVNSGYPMDMAWVEKYNIKALINCGFAGMFSGLALVEILDGRVNPSAKLPDTWSYDYYDHPSSRNFYDAVDGKPVLNSSLPQFVDTYYEEDIYVGYRYFETFRKAVAYPFGFGLSYTTFGLNISSLEYGQEGTTLKVQVKNTGNTSGKEVVQVYAEEPDGKLEKPFRKLIAFAKTEALKPGETQEIICHIPIIRYASFDPDTACWLMEEGRYIIWAGTSVMHVQKAGEFELAENRTLKKVVNRMVPPVPIQTLSKLDPEATYPQGVFSGLKTDATELTPKANRPKYQDKLPVAAEVPDTIIKYTDVIQRPEQLDSFVKQLSDEELARLSVCGSSGWGMHEKGEAGRVFLLDRHDMKPFVVADGNSGVNLRQPNIGMPTSTVVCSSWNTTLSYEVARVIAEEATENNIHMILAPGMNIHRNPLNGRHPEYFSEDPYLTGMMAGYFSKGLEEHGVSSCLKHVVANNCETVRNRNHSLIPERALREIYLKAFEVALEVHQPDSIMTGYNAVNGVFAAADEEMIQGIFREEFGFGGYVMTDWGSYETADIVEAVQAGNCWMTPGTNDDTYVLPIVNGVNDGRIERVRLEKNVWYLLKVILKRAQG; from the coding sequence ATGGAGAGAGAAGTTCCTGTTGTCATGACACAAGGTGATGTTTTTTTTGATATAGATGAAGTGGATGGACAATTTTCAATGTTCGACCCAAGCTATGCCGGAAGCATAGTTCTTCCGCTCAGCAGGACAATGAACGAGACCATAAAGGGGAAAGTCACTGTGAATGATATCGAGCTGGACATAGTCTGGTTTCGTACATTTACACAATTTAAAAACACACAAGTGCTTGGATTACCTGTACGCCACATCATGCGGGAGTATGGAAAGGGGTATAAGGTTCGTATTGAGGGATTCGTTGATATGACAGGAATTATGATGGAACCGGAAGAGATCAACGTTAGGACTCTGCCCCGTAAAGAACCCGTGTCCGGATATGAAGAGCATGACCAGGTGGCGCTGGAAGCTGCCAGAGAGGGCATTGTGCTGCTTAAGAACGAAGGCAATATTCTTCCGCTGAGCAAGGGAGAGCTGCTAAATGTGTTCGGTACCGGCTTGTTTGATTTTCGCTCAGGTGCTGTAGGTGCGGGTAAAATCAACCCCCGGTACCTGATCAACTTGATACGGGCTATCGAAGAGCACAGCGGGTTCACTTTAAACTCTGAAGTTCAGGCCTTATATGAGAGCGGGATAGAAACGCTGCCTGACAAGGAGATTCTGGAATCCGCCTGCCGGCAGTCTAAGGTTGCCCTGATCGTGATCTCCAGGAGATCCGGAGAAAATCAGGACAATAGTGCCGTCCCGGGCCAGTATTACTTGTCTTCCGACGAGGAAGCAATGATTAGAGCTGTCTCCGGAACCTTTGAACAGACGATTGCAATTGTGAATTCGGGGTATCCGATGGATATGGCCTGGGTGGAGAAGTATAACATCAAGGCGCTGATCAACTGCGGATTTGCCGGGATGTTCAGCGGGCTGGCTTTGGTTGAAATTCTTGACGGAAGAGTTAATCCTTCAGCCAAGCTGCCCGATACATGGAGCTATGACTATTACGATCATCCGTCAAGCCGGAATTTCTATGATGCTGTGGACGGGAAGCCGGTTCTGAACAGCAGCTTGCCTCAATTTGTAGACACTTATTATGAAGAGGATATCTATGTGGGATACCGCTATTTCGAGACATTCCGGAAAGCGGTAGCCTACCCCTTCGGATTCGGGCTTAGCTATACGACCTTTGGCCTGAATATCAGCAGCTTGGAATATGGCCAAGAGGGAACGACATTGAAGGTTCAGGTTAAGAATACAGGAAATACCTCAGGGAAAGAGGTCGTCCAGGTATACGCAGAAGAACCGGATGGAAAGCTGGAGAAGCCGTTCCGTAAGCTGATTGCTTTTGCCAAGACGGAAGCCTTGAAGCCTGGTGAAACGCAGGAGATCATTTGCCATATACCTATTATCCGTTATGCTTCCTTCGACCCCGATACGGCTTGCTGGCTGATGGAAGAAGGCCGCTATATCATCTGGGCGGGTACATCAGTGATGCATGTGCAAAAAGCCGGAGAATTCGAGCTCGCAGAGAATCGTACGCTGAAGAAAGTCGTTAACCGAATGGTCCCGCCAGTTCCTATTCAGACGCTGTCGAAGCTTGATCCCGAAGCGACTTATCCCCAAGGGGTCTTCTCCGGGTTAAAGACGGATGCTACTGAGCTTACGCCGAAGGCGAATCGTCCGAAATATCAAGATAAGTTGCCGGTTGCCGCAGAAGTACCGGACACCATCATTAAATATACGGATGTGATACAGCGGCCGGAGCAGCTGGACAGCTTTGTGAAGCAGCTTTCAGACGAAGAGCTGGCGCGATTGTCTGTGTGCGGATCCAGCGGCTGGGGCATGCATGAGAAGGGCGAGGCCGGAAGGGTATTCCTGCTGGACCGCCATGATATGAAGCCTTTTGTAGTCGCCGACGGCAACAGCGGGGTTAATCTGAGACAACCGAATATAGGGATGCCGACCAGTACTGTCGTATGCTCTTCATGGAATACGACATTATCCTATGAAGTAGCTAGAGTCATAGCCGAGGAAGCAACGGAAAATAACATTCATATGATCCTCGCTCCAGGGATGAATATTCACCGGAATCCGCTTAACGGCCGTCATCCGGAGTACTTCTCCGAAGATCCTTACCTTACAGGCATGATGGCAGGTTATTTCAGCAAAGGTCTGGAGGAACACGGGGTATCCAGCTGCTTGAAGCATGTTGTTGCGAACAACTGCGAGACAGTCCGCAACCGCAATCACAGCTTGATCCCGGAGCGAGCACTGAGAGAAATCTATCTGAAAGCCTTCGAGGTGGCGCTTGAAGTCCATCAGCCGGATTCCATCATGACCGGGTATAACGCAGTGAACGGTGTGTTTGCAGCCGCCGACGAAGAGATGATTCAAGGCATCTTCCGGGAAGAATTCGGATTTGGCGGGTATGTCATGACGGATTGGGGTTCTTATGAAACCGCAGATATTGTTGAAGCTGTGCAGGCGGGGAATTGCTGGATGACGCCTGGTACGAACGACGACACGTATGTTCTCCCCATTGTGAATGGCGTGAATGATGGAAGAATTGAGCGGGTTCGTCTGGAGAAGAACGTGTGGTATCTTCTCAAAGTCATTCTTAAGAGGGCACAGGGCTAA